One part of the Fundidesulfovibrio putealis DSM 16056 genome encodes these proteins:
- a CDS encoding glycosyltransferase, giving the protein MPWLLEELPETLRTALVHGTEGAGHLRGCARLAAQAGRARLSGELLLAAWAQSPLDAVLAGEAASLPDIPASVRGVAAFVAENSRPPVNPGDLGYYQRLAQRREAVKIAHYLERQLEADPGNLFWERLSLTHALDAEDWDAAGAVIARLPEPLARLLGGDAAMMRGAPEAALANYARCVRLWECPGLTARLGLACVALGQRAEAESWLRAGLTREPWQVHALLALYDLLFAGPGLRSLPEGETVVLLYTWNKARDIGLTLESLAASELGQAHIIVLDNGSTDDTAQVLDSWGGKLGPERFSTVSLPVNVGAPAARNWLMSLPVVKQSQWTVFLDDDVSLPPDWLGLLGAAAGLYPLAGVWGARVRDFSRPAHVQSADVFLDAAFGSIGARDAGEGRRFSLSSCHHQTLDRGQFAYVRPCATVTGCCHMFRTRTLAGQGGFDLRYSPSQYDDLDHDIRLLLSGRTPVYQGHLAVGHFKSTGSQGGEGQAQYGVGWANQYKLHQKFDQDTFRRAASVADRAAWEDALAKWRAVAPQ; this is encoded by the coding sequence ATGCCCTGGCTGCTGGAGGAACTTCCCGAAACCCTGCGCACCGCCCTGGTTCACGGAACCGAGGGGGCGGGCCATCTGCGCGGTTGCGCGCGTCTGGCCGCGCAGGCCGGGCGTGCGCGCCTGTCGGGCGAACTTCTGCTGGCGGCCTGGGCGCAGTCGCCCCTGGACGCGGTGTTGGCCGGGGAAGCCGCGTCCCTGCCGGATATCCCTGCCTCCGTGCGGGGGGTGGCCGCCTTCGTGGCAGAAAATTCCCGCCCTCCGGTCAACCCGGGTGATCTGGGCTACTACCAACGCCTGGCCCAGCGCCGCGAGGCCGTAAAGATAGCCCATTATCTCGAACGGCAGCTGGAAGCCGATCCGGGCAACCTCTTCTGGGAGCGCCTCTCGCTCACCCATGCCCTGGACGCCGAAGACTGGGACGCCGCAGGGGCGGTCATCGCCCGCCTGCCAGAGCCCCTGGCCCGGCTGCTGGGCGGCGACGCGGCCATGATGCGCGGCGCGCCCGAGGCGGCCCTGGCCAACTACGCCCGCTGCGTCCGCCTCTGGGAATGCCCTGGCCTTACGGCGCGCCTGGGCCTGGCCTGCGTTGCCCTGGGCCAGCGCGCCGAGGCCGAGTCCTGGCTGCGCGCAGGGCTCACGCGCGAGCCCTGGCAGGTGCACGCCCTGCTGGCGCTCTACGATCTTCTCTTCGCCGGTCCCGGCCTGCGCTCGCTGCCCGAGGGCGAGACCGTGGTCCTGCTCTACACCTGGAACAAGGCCCGAGACATCGGCCTCACCCTGGAGAGCCTCGCGGCCAGCGAGTTGGGGCAGGCGCACATCATCGTGCTGGACAACGGCAGCACGGACGACACCGCGCAAGTGCTGGACTCCTGGGGCGGCAAGCTCGGGCCGGAACGCTTCTCGACAGTGAGCCTGCCCGTGAACGTGGGCGCTCCTGCCGCGCGCAACTGGCTTATGTCGCTTCCGGTGGTGAAACAGTCGCAGTGGACGGTGTTCCTGGACGACGACGTGTCCCTGCCGCCGGACTGGCTGGGGCTGCTGGGAGCGGCGGCAGGCCTGTATCCCCTGGCGGGAGTCTGGGGGGCGCGGGTGCGCGATTTTTCGCGCCCGGCGCACGTGCAGTCCGCCGACGTGTTCCTGGACGCCGCGTTCGGATCGATAGGGGCTCGCGACGCCGGGGAAGGGCGGCGCTTCAGCCTGAGCTCCTGCCATCACCAGACCCTGGACCGGGGGCAGTTCGCCTACGTGCGCCCCTGCGCCACGGTCACGGGCTGCTGCCACATGTTCCGCACGCGGACGCTGGCAGGGCAGGGCGGTTTCGACCTGCGCTATTCCCCCTCCCAGTACGACGACCTGGACCACGACATCCGGCTGCTGCTCTCGGGCCGCACGCCCGTCTACCAGGGGCATCTGGCCGTGGGACATTTCAAGTCCACAGGCAGCCAGGGCGGGGAGGGGCAGGCGCAGTATGGCGTGGGCTGGGCCAACCAGTACAAGCTCCACCAGAAATTCGACCAGGACACCTTCCGCCGGGCGGCTTCCGTGGCCGACCGCGCCGCCTGGGAGGACGCCCTGGCCAAATGGCGCGCTGTTGCGCCGCAGTGA
- a CDS encoding glycosyltransferase family 9 protein, producing MTNNPALILQMQRMGDIILSFPLFLWAARTAPERPIWVVAEPHFYEELLHVSPKVTYLPWTAIKELSAREYSIIVNLSHRPEAAELAGKLSARLKFGPLKDPQGLHVSGRWQLYRAALTGNNRHNRFHWAELNALDCVDNGCFSATHFDTPRILPSTNQAVGLFLGASQVEKRPDPPFWAALAKELERRGMTVVLMGGPAEVPLGEEVRRLHGGRLLDTCGTLSLREFMAVGQTLSLLVTPDTGPMHLAAWSGLQTLNLSMGPVNPWETGPFQPGHHVLRASMSCLDCWHCRFDRPHCRDRFDPAQVAYLAWRLARPGGSRRFAAPPGMRLYRTGRTPEGFYDLVPVGRAATRASDYLGEWWRGVFGAFFGLWDETRPRSTWTRLAAEHPRLAAAFNRALLELARRVRECLVSCAAPGEEFWTGAPPMLRPLAGYIHMSFENADFSREAFAEGLGMIERVRTLTA from the coding sequence ATGACCAACAATCCTGCCCTCATACTCCAGATGCAGCGCATGGGAGACATCATCCTCTCCTTCCCGCTGTTCCTCTGGGCTGCGCGCACCGCGCCGGAGCGCCCCATCTGGGTGGTGGCCGAGCCTCATTTTTACGAGGAGTTGCTCCACGTCTCCCCGAAGGTCACCTATCTGCCCTGGACAGCCATCAAGGAGCTCTCCGCGCGGGAATACTCCATCATCGTGAACCTGAGCCACCGGCCTGAGGCCGCAGAGCTTGCCGGGAAACTCTCTGCGCGCTTGAAGTTCGGCCCGCTGAAGGACCCCCAGGGCCTGCATGTCAGCGGGCGCTGGCAGCTGTACCGGGCCGCGCTCACCGGCAACAACCGGCACAACCGTTTCCACTGGGCGGAGCTGAACGCCCTGGACTGCGTGGACAATGGCTGCTTTTCGGCCACCCATTTCGACACGCCGCGCATCCTGCCCTCCACCAACCAGGCCGTGGGGCTTTTCCTGGGGGCCAGCCAGGTGGAGAAGCGCCCGGACCCGCCGTTCTGGGCGGCCCTGGCCAAGGAACTGGAGCGCCGGGGCATGACCGTGGTGCTCATGGGCGGACCCGCCGAGGTTCCGCTTGGCGAGGAGGTGCGCCGCCTGCACGGCGGAAGGCTCCTGGACACCTGCGGCACCTTAAGCCTTCGCGAATTCATGGCCGTGGGACAGACGCTCTCGCTTCTGGTCACGCCGGACACCGGCCCCATGCATCTGGCCGCGTGGTCTGGCCTCCAGACCCTCAACCTGTCCATGGGGCCGGTGAACCCCTGGGAGACCGGGCCGTTCCAGCCCGGACACCACGTGCTTCGGGCCAGCATGTCCTGCCTGGACTGCTGGCACTGCCGCTTCGACCGCCCCCACTGCCGCGACCGCTTCGACCCGGCCCAGGTGGCCTATCTGGCCTGGCGTCTGGCCCGCCCAGGCGGCTCCCGGCGTTTCGCCGCACCGCCGGGCATGCGTCTGTACCGCACCGGGCGCACCCCGGAGGGTTTCTACGATCTGGTCCCGGTGGGACGCGCGGCCACGCGCGCCTCGGACTACCTGGGCGAGTGGTGGCGCGGCGTGTTCGGGGCCTTCTTCGGGCTCTGGGACGAGACCCGGCCACGCAGCACCTGGACGCGGCTGGCCGCGGAGCACCCACGTCTTGCGGCGGCCTTCAACCGGGCGCTATTGGAGCTGGCGCGGAGGGTGCGCGAATGCCTGGTGTCCTGCGCCGCGCCGGGCGAGGAGTTCTGGACCGGCGCTCCGCCCATGCTTCGTCCCCTGGCAGGCTACATCCATATGTCCTTTGAAAACGCGGACTTCTCCCGCGAGGCCTTTGCCGAGGGCCTGGGCATGATCGAGCGCGTACGCACCCTTACGGCCTGA